From Rhodovastum atsumiense, a single genomic window includes:
- a CDS encoding ArsR/SmtB family transcription factor, translating into MDVCGLMGALSEPTRLGAIRILWDGDEHCVCELMRRLGATQSRMSRHMGVLKAAGLVIDRRDAQWVRYRRNPHLPAAIATVVDAVLAALPGQERDAA; encoded by the coding sequence ATGGACGTTTGCGGACTGATGGGGGCCTTGTCCGAGCCGACCCGGCTTGGGGCCATCCGGATCCTGTGGGACGGCGACGAGCACTGCGTCTGCGAACTGATGCGCCGGCTGGGCGCCACCCAGTCCCGCATGTCGCGCCACATGGGCGTGCTCAAGGCGGCGGGCCTCGTGATCGACCGCCGTGACGCGCAATGGGTCCGCTACCGGCGCAATCCGCATCTGCCGGCGGCGATCGCGACCGTCGTGGACGCCGTGCTGGCCGCGCTGCCCGGGCAGGAGAGGGACGCCGCATGA
- a CDS encoding methyl-accepting chemotaxis protein, translating to MKIGRKILLALGSLLFMLLLVGGISLHQSTHASHITADLARNRLPSILIVGRLAEAVTRVRLAQGTALAAADAKDKSLVDERRMKAFADVERARQEYLPLVDAGEEAQTIIPAIDAAWRDYKEQSAKLDALKGNDAAAAHFFINDLHPYFARLRDAVHADIAYNERMGKIGASDAETEAAQTFWIIGGITVLSALLALVATAWLNSDVTARVVRLAGTMRQLAHRDYAFDLPCTRRHDEIGEMARAIEECRNGLKEADAMAEAQRRRHAEDVERAGRLQTLARAFEAKIEEMTGVLSSSATELHATAQSMSDTADGTARQAEAVASAAGQANGSVQTVAAATEELVSSITEINNQITQSASEAGKAATNARETEAIVQSLADSAERIGQVVSLISGIAGQTNLLALNATIEAARAGEAGRGFAVVASEVKTLASQTAKATEEIATQIGQVQTATRAAVAAIQAIAVTIDQVSQRTTAIATAVEEQGTATQEIARNVHQAASGTRDVTANIGEVDRAAKKTGNGALNVVSAADSLSRQAENLNREVGAFLAGVKAA from the coding sequence ATGAAGATCGGCAGAAAAATTCTCCTGGCCCTTGGGAGCCTGCTGTTCATGCTCCTTCTGGTCGGCGGCATTTCGCTGCACCAGTCGACCCACGCAAGCCACATCACCGCCGATCTGGCCCGTAACCGGTTGCCAAGCATCCTGATCGTCGGCCGTCTGGCCGAAGCAGTCACTCGCGTCCGTCTGGCGCAGGGCACAGCCCTGGCCGCCGCGGACGCCAAGGACAAGAGCCTCGTCGACGAGCGTCGGATGAAGGCGTTCGCCGACGTCGAGAGAGCGCGGCAGGAGTACCTTCCCCTCGTCGATGCCGGCGAAGAAGCGCAGACCATCATTCCCGCCATCGATGCGGCCTGGCGGGATTACAAGGAGCAGAGCGCGAAGCTGGACGCGCTCAAAGGCAATGACGCCGCCGCGGCGCACTTCTTCATCAACGATCTCCATCCGTATTTCGCCAGATTGCGGGACGCGGTGCATGCCGACATCGCCTACAACGAGCGCATGGGGAAGATCGGCGCGAGTGACGCCGAGACGGAAGCCGCGCAGACATTCTGGATCATCGGCGGGATAACGGTCCTGTCCGCCCTGCTGGCATTGGTCGCGACCGCATGGCTGAACAGCGATGTCACCGCCCGGGTGGTCAGGCTGGCCGGAACCATGCGCCAGCTCGCCCACCGGGACTATGCCTTCGACCTGCCATGCACCAGGCGGCATGACGAAATCGGGGAGATGGCCAGGGCCATCGAGGAATGCCGCAACGGCCTCAAGGAAGCCGATGCCATGGCGGAGGCCCAGCGGCGGCGCCATGCCGAGGACGTCGAGCGCGCCGGCAGGCTGCAGACCCTGGCCAGGGCCTTCGAGGCAAAGATCGAGGAAATGACAGGCGTTCTCTCGTCATCGGCCACGGAGCTGCACGCCACGGCGCAATCCATGTCGGACACGGCGGACGGCACCGCGCGGCAGGCCGAGGCGGTTGCCAGCGCCGCCGGGCAGGCCAACGGGAGCGTCCAGACGGTGGCGGCCGCGACCGAGGAACTCGTCAGTTCGATCACCGAGATCAACAACCAGATCACGCAGTCCGCCTCGGAGGCCGGCAAGGCCGCCACCAACGCGCGGGAAACCGAGGCGATCGTGCAGTCGCTGGCCGACAGCGCCGAGCGCATCGGCCAGGTGGTCAGCCTCATCAGCGGCATCGCCGGCCAGACCAACCTGCTGGCCCTGAACGCCACCATCGAGGCTGCCCGCGCGGGAGAAGCGGGCCGTGGCTTCGCCGTGGTGGCCTCCGAGGTCAAGACGCTGGCAAGCCAGACGGCCAAGGCCACCGAGGAAATCGCCACGCAGATCGGACAGGTGCAGACGGCCACCCGCGCCGCGGTGGCAGCCATCCAGGCGATCGCCGTGACGATCGATCAGGTCAGCCAGAGGACGACGGCGATCGCGACGGCGGTCGAGGAGCAAGGGACCGCCACCCAGGAGATCGCGCGCAACGTCCATCAGGCCGCGTCCGGGACGCGCGACGTGACCGCGAACATCGGCGAGGTCGACAGGGCCGCGAAGAAGACCGGCAATGGCGCCCTCAATGTCGTTTCGGCCGCCGACAGCCTGTCCCGCCAGGCGGAGAACCTGAACCGGGAGGTCGGCGCGTTCCTGGCCGGCGTGAAGGCCGCCTGA
- the arsB gene encoding ACR3 family arsenite efflux transporter — translation MSASAPTEAHAPRKASLGIFERYLTLWVGACILAGILLGSAFPGVFRMIGRLEVAQVNLPVAALIWAMIVPMLLRVDFASLAQVTRHWRGIAVTVGVNWAVKPFSMALLGWLFVGVLFRPLLPAGQIDSYIAGLILLAAAPCTAMVFTWSSLVNGDANFTLSQVALNDTLMLVLFAPIVGLLLGLSSITVPWDTLFASVVIFIVVPLLAAQLWRRSLLAAGGEVALARTLGHLRTPSLGALLATLVILFALQGQQIVAQPLVILLLAIPIIIQVFFTATLAYWLNRSLGEAQCVAGPSCLIGASNFFELAVAVAITVYGFESGAALATVVGVLVEVPAMLAVVRVVNRTQDWYGSRQARP, via the coding sequence ATGAGCGCATCCGCGCCAACCGAGGCCCACGCCCCCCGTAAGGCGTCGCTCGGCATCTTCGAACGCTACCTGACCCTCTGGGTCGGCGCCTGCATCCTCGCCGGCATCCTGCTCGGCAGCGCCTTCCCGGGCGTGTTCCGCATGATCGGCCGCCTCGAAGTGGCTCAGGTCAACCTGCCCGTGGCGGCGCTGATCTGGGCGATGATCGTGCCGATGCTGCTGCGGGTGGACTTCGCCTCGCTGGCCCAGGTGACGCGGCACTGGCGCGGCATCGCCGTCACCGTCGGGGTGAACTGGGCGGTGAAGCCGTTCTCCATGGCCCTGCTGGGCTGGCTGTTCGTCGGCGTCCTGTTCCGCCCGCTGCTGCCGGCCGGGCAGATCGACAGCTACATCGCCGGCCTGATCCTGCTCGCCGCCGCGCCCTGCACCGCGATGGTGTTCACCTGGTCGAGCCTGGTGAACGGGGATGCCAATTTCACGCTCTCCCAGGTGGCGTTGAACGACACCCTCATGCTGGTCCTGTTCGCACCCATCGTCGGCCTGCTGCTCGGGCTGTCGTCGATCACGGTGCCCTGGGACACGCTGTTCGCATCGGTCGTCATCTTCATCGTGGTGCCGCTGCTGGCAGCCCAGCTCTGGCGGCGGTCGCTGCTTGCCGCCGGGGGGGAGGTGGCCCTTGCGCGCACGCTCGGGCATCTGCGGACCCCCTCACTCGGCGCGCTGCTGGCCACGCTGGTGATCCTGTTCGCGCTGCAGGGCCAGCAGATCGTGGCGCAGCCGCTGGTCATCCTGCTGCTCGCGATCCCCATCATCATCCAGGTCTTCTTCACCGCGACGCTGGCTTATTGGTTGAACCGCTCGCTCGGCGAGGCGCAATGCGTGGCGGGGCCAAGCTGCCTGATCGGCGCGAGCAACTTCTTCGAACTCGCCGTCGCGGTCGCCATCACGGTCTACGGCTTCGAGAGCGGCGCGGCGCTGGCCACGGTGGTGGGCGTGCTGGTCGAGGTGCCCGCCATGCTGGCCGTCGTGAGGGTGGTGAACCGCACGCAGGACTGGTACGGATCGCGGCAGGCGCGGCCGTAA
- the arsC gene encoding arsenate reductase (glutaredoxin) (This arsenate reductase requires both glutathione and glutaredoxin to convert arsenate to arsenite, after which the efflux transporter formed by ArsA and ArsB can extrude the arsenite from the cell, providing resistance.), translated as MSITIYHNPACGTSRNVLALIRNSGEEPRVVEYLRTPPTRDELVDLIRRMGIGARGLLREKGTPYAELGLGDPGRTEDELIDAMMRHPILINRPIVVTPLGVKLCRPSETVLDILPTPQQGAFSKEGGEQVVDARGRRVIPENPA; from the coding sequence ATGAGCATCACCATCTACCACAACCCCGCCTGCGGCACGTCGCGCAACGTGCTGGCGCTGATCCGCAACAGCGGCGAGGAGCCACGGGTCGTCGAGTACCTCCGGACGCCGCCGACGCGTGACGAACTGGTCGATCTGATCCGGCGCATGGGCATCGGCGCGCGCGGCCTGTTGCGCGAGAAGGGTACGCCCTATGCGGAACTCGGCCTCGGCGATCCCGGGCGGACCGAGGACGAACTCATCGACGCCATGATGCGCCATCCCATCCTCATCAACCGGCCGATCGTGGTCACGCCCCTGGGCGTGAAGCTGTGCCGCCCCTCCGAGACGGTGCTGGACATCCTGCCAACGCCGCAGCAGGGCGCCTTCAGCAAGGAAGGGGGAGAGCAGGTGGTCGATGCCCGGGGACGGCGCGTCATTCCGGAGAATCCGGCATGA
- a CDS encoding arsenite methyltransferase, which yields MDTAEIKDLVRARYGSVAAGADASGCCAPAATGCCGGKPTPETRSRAMGYSEAELAAVPDGANLGLGCGNPQAIANLKTGEVVVDLGSGAGIDCFLAARQVGPAGRVIGVDMTHEMLAKARANAGKLGVTNVTFRLGEIEHLPIADGTADVVISNCVVNLVPDKAQVFREAFRVLKPGGRVAISDVVNVAPLSADLQADPALLCGCVSGAAPVERIEGWLREAGFAGVRVAVKPESREMIASWAPGRGIEDCVVSAMIEARKPAEAA from the coding sequence ATGGACACGGCTGAGATCAAGGATCTGGTCCGCGCGCGCTACGGCAGCGTCGCCGCCGGCGCGGATGCGTCCGGTTGCTGCGCCCCGGCGGCCACGGGCTGCTGCGGCGGCAAGCCGACCCCGGAGACGAGATCGCGGGCGATGGGCTATTCCGAAGCCGAGCTGGCCGCGGTGCCGGACGGCGCCAATCTCGGCCTTGGCTGCGGCAACCCGCAGGCGATCGCCAACCTGAAGACGGGGGAGGTCGTCGTCGACCTGGGCAGCGGGGCGGGCATCGACTGCTTCCTGGCAGCCAGGCAGGTCGGGCCCGCAGGCCGGGTCATCGGCGTGGACATGACCCACGAGATGCTGGCGAAGGCACGCGCCAACGCCGGCAAGCTGGGCGTCACGAATGTCACGTTTCGCCTCGGCGAGATCGAACATTTGCCCATCGCCGACGGCACCGCCGACGTGGTGATCTCGAACTGCGTCGTGAACCTGGTGCCCGACAAGGCGCAGGTGTTCCGCGAGGCGTTTCGTGTGCTGAAGCCCGGCGGGCGCGTGGCCATCTCGGACGTGGTCAACGTGGCGCCGCTGTCGGCGGATCTGCAGGCCGACCCGGCCTTGCTGTGTGGCTGCGTCAGCGGCGCCGCTCCGGTGGAGCGGATCGAGGGGTGGCTCCGCGAGGCCGGGTTCGCCGGGGTGCGCGTCGCGGTGAAGCCGGAGAGCCGGGAGATGATCGCATCCTGGGCGCCGGGCCGGGGCATCGAGGACTGCGTCGTGTCCGCCATGATCGAGGCGCGCAAGCCCGCGGAGGCCGCATGA
- a CDS encoding ArsR/SmtB family transcription factor — protein MDSQQIVKALGALAQETRLQAFRELVQDGPGGCPAGLLAERLGVPATTLSFHLSQLLQAGLISQRRVGRQLIYAARYEAMNGLIAFLTENCCGRGPQAGAACNPTCPQSPQELKDGHG, from the coding sequence ATGGACAGCCAGCAGATCGTGAAGGCCCTGGGCGCCCTGGCGCAGGAGACGCGCCTGCAGGCGTTCCGGGAACTGGTGCAGGACGGCCCCGGCGGATGCCCGGCCGGCCTGCTGGCGGAGCGCCTCGGCGTGCCCGCGACGACGCTGTCCTTCCATCTCTCGCAGTTGCTGCAGGCCGGGCTGATCTCGCAGCGACGGGTCGGCCGCCAGTTGATCTATGCCGCCCGGTACGAGGCCATGAACGGCCTGATCGCCTTTCTCACCGAGAACTGCTGCGGCCGCGGCCCGCAAGCCGGCGCCGCCTGCAACCCGACCTGTCCCCAATCGCCCCAGGAGCTGAAAGATGGACACGGCTGA
- a CDS encoding GntT/GntP/DsdX family permease, with amino-acid sequence MSQAATVGAKAPWSRGLPLPVAMLLAALALGIAGGMDTAHLLAALDAGFGGSLGSYALILIPSFTLAAALAGEGDAVGSGRAAAFMAPFAGAAMICPDTAYAALGPMAGRRRLSVLFGAYAGFKLLVPAGPAIIGTALGGLSADLIALSLPVFLVAWGVGWAYARRFEPGERARRREAGGPLPRRVLAPLATLAGLLALGFVLRGRWTPPALLDFLLDPKGALLAAGVVALVPLAGPGRAAAIESGMRRTGPLLLTIGSASAFGAMLVAVLPVERWAQALVGTGLVLPALFIFTASFKLAKGSSMATFAGTSGIVAALLPGLGVSPALATLAMCAGAFVTIAPNDSLYWLARQDALPGRDGAAITRILAGGATLQGLAALAVVLAFQAAGW; translated from the coding sequence ATGTCTCAGGCAGCGACGGTCGGCGCCAAGGCTCCCTGGTCGCGGGGACTGCCACTGCCGGTGGCCATGCTGCTGGCGGCGCTCGCGCTGGGCATCGCCGGAGGGATGGATACCGCGCATCTCCTTGCCGCCCTCGATGCCGGGTTCGGCGGCTCGCTGGGCAGCTATGCCCTCATCCTGATCCCTTCGTTCACGCTGGCGGCGGCGCTGGCGGGGGAAGGTGACGCCGTCGGCTCCGGCCGGGCGGCCGCCTTCATGGCCCCGTTTGCCGGTGCCGCGATGATCTGCCCGGACACGGCCTATGCGGCGCTCGGCCCCATGGCCGGGCGGCGGCGCCTGTCGGTGCTGTTCGGGGCCTATGCAGGCTTCAAGCTGCTGGTTCCCGCCGGGCCGGCCATCATCGGCACCGCGCTCGGGGGGCTGTCGGCCGACCTGATCGCACTGAGCCTCCCTGTGTTCCTGGTGGCCTGGGGAGTCGGCTGGGCCTATGCACGCCGCTTCGAGCCGGGCGAGCGGGCGCGCCGGCGCGAAGCTGGCGGCCCCCTGCCCCGCCGCGTGCTGGCGCCGCTGGCGACCCTCGCCGGCCTGCTCGCGCTCGGTTTCGTCCTGCGCGGTCGCTGGACGCCGCCCGCCTTGCTGGATTTCCTGCTCGACCCCAAGGGCGCGCTTCTGGCCGCGGGCGTGGTGGCCCTGGTGCCGCTGGCCGGTCCCGGGCGCGCCGCGGCGATCGAAAGCGGCATGCGCCGCACCGGTCCGCTGTTGCTGACCATCGGCTCGGCCAGTGCCTTCGGGGCCATGCTGGTCGCCGTGCTGCCGGTCGAGCGATGGGCGCAGGCCCTGGTCGGCACCGGCCTCGTTCTCCCCGCCTTGTTCATCTTCACCGCCAGCTTCAAGCTGGCCAAGGGCTCATCCATGGCGACCTTCGCCGGGACGAGCGGCATCGTGGCGGCGCTGCTGCCCGGCCTCGGCGTGTCGCCCGCCCTGGCCACCCTGGCCATGTGCGCCGGGGCCTTCGTCACCATCGCGCCGAACGACAGCCTCTACTGGCTCGCGCGCCAGGATGCGCTGCCCGGCCGGGACGGGGCCGCCATCACACGGATCCTGGCGGGTGGCGCGACCTTGCAGGGCCTCGCCGCGCTGGCCGTCGTGCTGGCGTTCCAGGCGGCGGGGTGGTGA
- the hisC gene encoding histidinol-phosphate transaminase — MSRFWSQIVHDLTPYVPGEQPRLADLVKLNTNECPVGPSPLVLQAIRDATTDALRLYPDPTATALRQAIAACHQVRPEQVFVGNGSDEVLAHVFVALFRHEAPLLFPDITYSFYPVWCRLHGIGFETVPLDADMRIRIEAYARPAGAIILANPNAPTGIALSRAEIAALLDAHPDQPVVIDEAYVDFGAETAIPLVASHPNLLVVHTLSKSRALAGLRVAYAIGDAALIEALTRVKDSFNSYPLDRLAQQGAIAALSDEAWFRQTRSLVMENRAYLRQGLERLGFAVLPSCANFVFARHPMEEGARLAAALRERAVLVRHFASPRIADYLRISIGTRAQMDRLLSALSEILGRA, encoded by the coding sequence ATGAGCCGTTTCTGGAGCCAGATCGTGCACGACCTGACGCCCTATGTGCCGGGCGAGCAGCCCCGGCTCGCGGATCTGGTCAAGCTCAACACCAACGAATGCCCGGTCGGCCCTTCGCCGCTGGTGCTGCAGGCGATCCGCGACGCCACCACCGACGCCCTGCGGCTCTATCCCGATCCCACCGCCACGGCGCTGCGCCAGGCGATCGCGGCCTGTCATCAGGTGCGGCCCGAGCAGGTCTTCGTCGGCAACGGGTCGGATGAAGTGCTGGCGCATGTGTTCGTGGCGCTGTTCCGGCACGAGGCGCCGCTGCTTTTTCCTGATATCACCTACAGTTTTTATCCTGTCTGGTGTCGCCTGCACGGGATCGGCTTCGAGACGGTTCCGCTGGACGCCGACATGCGCATCCGCATCGAAGCCTATGCCCGCCCGGCCGGGGCGATCATCCTGGCCAACCCCAATGCCCCCACCGGCATCGCGCTGTCCCGCGCGGAGATCGCCGCCCTGCTGGATGCCCATCCCGACCAGCCCGTCGTCATCGACGAAGCCTATGTCGATTTCGGCGCCGAGACGGCCATCCCGCTGGTCGCGTCCCATCCCAATCTGCTGGTGGTGCACACGCTGTCGAAGTCGCGGGCCCTGGCCGGACTGCGCGTGGCCTATGCCATCGGCGATGCCGCCCTGATCGAGGCGCTGACCCGGGTCAAGGACAGCTTCAATTCCTACCCGCTCGACCGGCTGGCCCAGCAAGGGGCCATCGCGGCGCTGTCAGACGAGGCGTGGTTCCGCCAGACCCGGTCGCTGGTGATGGAAAATCGCGCGTATCTGCGCCAGGGGCTGGAGCGGCTTGGCTTCGCGGTGCTGCCCTCCTGCGCCAACTTCGTCTTCGCCCGCCATCCGATGGAGGAAGGGGCCCGGCTGGCGGCAGCCCTGCGCGAACGCGCCGTGCTGGTGCGTCACTTCGCATCGCCGCGGATCGCGGACTATCTGCGCATTTCCATCGGCACGCGGGCCCAGATGGACCGGCTGCTGTCCGCGCTGTCGGAGATCCTGGGGCGCGCCTGA
- the gcvA gene encoding transcriptional regulator GcvA produces the protein MSSDHAAAGQPSLLAVRAFEAAARLGSFTRAAAELGLTQSAISRHVRTLEGHFTTPLFARHGRHIALTEAGRAYFGAVADGLARIRDANAALAARGRRQERVTLSLLPSLAALWLAPVLPEFTARHPGIDLRIHASRAIADLRRDGIDLAIRYGRGSWPGVAAALFAEETLTPVCAPALAERHGLFRSAEALASVPLLGDDIPDGWESWLRAAGLGALPVRLGPRFDESTSLYQAAVAGMGVALGRSLLVERDLAAGRLVAPVPVRVRASYAYWLVQPEGVTANRATQAMMAWLRSRVLAEHPP, from the coding sequence ATGAGTTCCGATCATGCAGCCGCAGGCCAGCCATCCCTGCTCGCGGTGCGCGCCTTCGAAGCGGCGGCACGGCTGGGAAGCTTCACCCGGGCGGCCGCCGAGCTGGGCCTGACCCAGAGCGCCATCAGCCGCCATGTCCGCACCCTGGAGGGGCATTTCACCACCCCGCTGTTCGCACGGCATGGCCGCCACATCGCCCTGACGGAGGCGGGCCGGGCCTATTTCGGCGCGGTGGCCGATGGCCTCGCCCGCATCCGCGACGCCAATGCCGCCCTGGCCGCGCGCGGGCGGCGGCAGGAACGGGTGACGCTGTCGCTGCTGCCGTCGCTGGCGGCATTGTGGCTGGCTCCGGTCCTGCCCGAGTTCACCGCACGGCATCCCGGCATCGACCTGCGCATCCATGCCAGCCGCGCCATCGCCGACCTCCGGCGGGATGGCATCGACCTGGCGATCCGCTATGGGCGGGGAAGCTGGCCCGGCGTGGCCGCCGCCCTCTTCGCCGAGGAGACGCTGACCCCGGTCTGTGCGCCGGCCCTCGCGGAGCGCCACGGCCTGTTCCGCTCGGCGGAGGCGCTGGCCTCAGTGCCGCTGCTCGGCGATGACATCCCGGATGGATGGGAGAGCTGGCTGCGCGCCGCCGGCCTCGGCGCCCTTCCCGTGCGCCTGGGGCCGCGCTTCGACGAAAGCACCAGCCTCTACCAGGCGGCGGTGGCCGGAATGGGAGTGGCGCTTGGCCGGTCGCTGCTGGTTGAACGCGACCTCGCCGCGGGGCGGCTGGTCGCGCCGGTCCCGGTCCGGGTGCGCGCGAGCTACGCCTACTGGCTCGTGCAGCCGGAGGGCGTGACGGCCAACCGTGCCACCCAGGCCATGATGGCCTGGCTGCGAAGCCGCGTGCTCGCGGAACACCCGCCATGA
- a CDS encoding MASE1 domain-containing protein yields the protein MALFALAYLATVMLGHALSLRTIAVATFWPGSGVLLAALLATPPRRWAWVLATAAAVTLVTDGLVLGLPIPLVGGGIAGNGTEALAGAAVVRLILREGREQVSPGQRLRDTLAVGAAALVAPVAGATLVAWAASGQSGTDFAEVWRICWAADSVGVAVGTPAALAAAQGWSRCHATPGLPGRHLAACGLVAVIVTLWTAAVLWAPGPSIRPLTLTLPPLIWASLRHGQLGATVAVAVLALMMAASLAIDATPYLRSGMTPAERVVFVQLMLFVAAATAQLLAAATTERRAALSVLATANAGLEATVAARTAALQAANAALAAGEARLRLFVDRAPAAIAMFDAEMRYLAVSRRFLQDYRLREETGPEALVGRRYDDVFPHMSDHWREVHRRVLAGETLAAEDEAFPHADGRTDWVRWEMTPWHRADGSIGGALLFSEVVTARRQAEAALAGMNRDLERRVAEEVAAREDAQARAAQAQRMQALGQLAGGIAHDFNNILQAVQSGVTLIAHRAENPATVRKFARTVLGAAERGGAITRRLLAFARHGDLRAERIDMARLLEGLREVLAQTLGSHIAVCVEVGQGPFLALADRSQLETVLVNLATNGRDAMAEGGRLTLEVAAEAIAADPPHASGLAPGRYVRLRVADTGTGMDLATLQRAPEPFFTTKPQDKGTGLGLPMAKGFAEQSGGALAIESAPGQGTAVTLWLPAAEAAAEATPARSAGLAAASPGRRILVVDDEAMVRETLAATLEDAGFAVLAAGGGAAALAMLDAGEAVDALVSDLSMPGMGGLALIRAALQRRPGLPAVLLTGHAGDEALHLADGLPHGACSLLRKPVGVSQLVDCIETLLAAGDRATG from the coding sequence ATGGCGCTTTTCGCCCTTGCCTACCTGGCCACCGTCATGCTTGGGCACGCGCTGTCCCTTCGCACCATCGCCGTCGCGACCTTCTGGCCTGGATCGGGGGTGCTTCTCGCGGCGCTCCTGGCGACGCCTCCCCGGCGCTGGGCCTGGGTGCTTGCCACCGCGGCGGCAGTCACTCTCGTCACGGATGGCCTGGTGCTGGGCCTGCCAATTCCCCTGGTCGGGGGGGGCATCGCCGGCAACGGTACCGAAGCCCTGGCGGGGGCGGCGGTGGTCCGTCTGATCCTACGGGAAGGCCGGGAGCAGGTATCGCCCGGCCAGCGCCTGCGCGATACCCTGGCCGTGGGCGCGGCGGCGCTGGTCGCCCCCGTCGCCGGAGCCACCCTCGTCGCCTGGGCGGCCTCGGGCCAGAGCGGTACCGACTTCGCCGAGGTCTGGCGCATCTGCTGGGCGGCCGATTCCGTGGGCGTGGCGGTGGGAACGCCAGCAGCCCTGGCCGCAGCGCAGGGATGGTCGAGGTGCCACGCGACGCCCGGCCTGCCCGGACGTCACTTGGCCGCCTGCGGCCTTGTCGCCGTCATCGTCACGCTGTGGACGGCGGCAGTGCTGTGGGCGCCCGGACCGTCGATCCGGCCCTTGACCCTGACCCTGCCGCCTTTGATCTGGGCCTCCCTGCGCCATGGCCAGCTCGGCGCCACCGTTGCCGTGGCGGTCCTTGCCCTGATGATGGCCGCCAGCCTCGCCATCGATGCCACGCCCTATCTGCGGTCCGGCATGACCCCGGCGGAGCGGGTCGTCTTCGTGCAATTGATGCTGTTCGTGGCGGCGGCGACGGCGCAGTTGCTGGCCGCCGCCACCACCGAGCGGAGAGCCGCCCTGTCCGTTCTGGCCACGGCGAATGCCGGGCTGGAGGCGACGGTGGCCGCGCGCACCGCCGCGCTGCAGGCCGCGAACGCGGCGCTGGCCGCGGGCGAGGCGCGGCTGCGGCTGTTCGTCGATCGCGCACCCGCCGCCATTGCCATGTTCGACGCCGAGATGCGCTACCTCGCCGTGAGCCGGCGCTTCCTGCAGGACTATCGGCTGCGGGAGGAAACCGGGCCGGAGGCGCTGGTCGGCCGCCGCTATGACGACGTGTTCCCGCACATGTCGGACCACTGGCGCGAGGTGCACCGGCGCGTGCTGGCCGGCGAGACCCTGGCGGCCGAGGACGAGGCATTCCCGCACGCGGACGGCCGTACCGACTGGGTGCGTTGGGAAATGACCCCCTGGCATCGGGCCGACGGCTCGATCGGGGGCGCCTTGTTGTTCTCGGAAGTGGTCACCGCCCGCCGGCAGGCCGAGGCGGCCCTGGCCGGGATGAACCGGGATCTGGAAAGACGGGTCGCCGAGGAGGTGGCGGCGCGGGAGGACGCGCAGGCGCGGGCGGCCCAGGCGCAGCGCATGCAGGCGCTGGGACAACTGGCCGGCGGCATCGCCCATGATTTCAACAACATCCTCCAGGCGGTGCAAAGCGGCGTGACCCTGATCGCGCACCGCGCCGAGAATCCGGCGACGGTGCGGAAATTCGCCCGCACGGTCCTGGGCGCGGCCGAGCGTGGCGGCGCCATCACCCGTCGCCTGCTCGCCTTCGCCCGGCACGGCGACCTGCGGGCCGAGCGCATCGACATGGCCCGGCTGCTGGAGGGCCTGCGGGAGGTGCTGGCCCAGACGCTGGGCAGCCATATCGCCGTGTGCGTCGAGGTCGGGCAGGGGCCGTTCCTGGCCCTGGCCGACCGGAGCCAGTTGGAAACCGTGCTGGTCAACCTGGCGACCAATGGCCGTGACGCCATGGCCGAGGGCGGCAGGCTCACCCTGGAGGTCGCAGCCGAGGCGATCGCGGCTGACCCGCCGCATGCCTCGGGCCTGGCGCCCGGCCGATATGTGCGCCTGCGGGTGGCCGACACCGGCACCGGCATGGACCTGGCGACGCTGCAGCGCGCGCCGGAGCCGTTCTTCACCACCAAGCCGCAGGACAAGGGCACCGGCCTCGGCCTGCCCATGGCCAAGGGCTTTGCCGAACAGAGCGGCGGCGCCCTGGCCATCGAGAGCGCACCCGGGCAGGGCACCGCCGTCACGCTCTGGCTGCCGGCGGCCGAGGCGGCGGCCGAGGCCACGCCGGCACGGTCGGCCGGCCTCGCCGCGGCCAGCCCCGGCCGGCGCATCCTGGTCGTGGACGACGAGGCGATGGTGCGCGAGACCCTCGCCGCTACGCTCGAGGACGCCGGATTCGCCGTCCTGGCCGCCGGCGGCGGGGCCGCGGCGCTCGCGATGCTGGACGCGGGCGAGGCTGTGGACGCCCTGGTGTCCGACCTGTCGATGCCGGGCATGGGCGGGCTCGCGCTGATCCGCGCGGCGCTGCAACGCCGTCCCGGCCTGCCCGCGGTGCTGTTGACCGGCCACGCGGGAGATGAGGCCCTGCATCTGGCCGATGGCCTGCCGCACGGCGCCTGTTCCCTGCTGCGCAAGCCGGTCGGCGTCAGCCAGCTGGTGGATTGCATCGAGACCCTGCTCGCCGCCGGAGACAGGGCAACGGGCTGA